One segment of Rhipicephalus sanguineus isolate Rsan-2018 chromosome 6, BIME_Rsan_1.4, whole genome shotgun sequence DNA contains the following:
- the LOC119395899 gene encoding uncharacterized protein LOC119395899: protein MHLRSGTILPTGGEQDSSHEQADQLLAQQLNTFQRVAELCNAVMDRIDTRSGEPHPLPPATLPAYTGYDDPKSVADFLEEMDRYVRATGASEAHVMARILPLALRDAAGRWWRLQTPFTTWAEFEQRFREEFLPPGYELRVQRELELRTQHPDESLLEYVRTMQELHRRAAPTASERDQVARVIRQSHPRFRPFLYGRTFETLEHLAREARGVQDALLAESTYVPPPAPQSALEPSLAWRAPVASPSCDLTSPGAFTAISSRALDPFAHEQGRRGAPLNTVSWVSCPWEQVSAEQRHSAERSLLTRAIQEHSRSDPQSRYAGFTSPSRADCDRRSCYGYSGGHSAERRDFNDRLTGQRRHTHVVCYQCGQTGHVRRQCFARRSANAESSGNRFGRRH from the coding sequence ATGCATCTCCGGTCCGGGACGATCTTGCCTACCGGCGGCGAGCAGGATTCTTCACACGAGCaggctgaccagctgctggcacagcagctgaacacatttcagcgtgtcgctgagttGTGCAACGCGGTCATGGACCGCATCGATACTCGGTCCGGCGAACCACATCCCCTACCTCCGGCCACGCTACCGGCGTACACGGGTTACGACGACCCGAAATCAGTGGCTGACTTCCTAGAGGAAATGGACAGGTATGTCAGAGCGACCGGTGCCTCGGAAGCGCACGTGATGGCTCGAATCCTGCCGTTGGCTTTACGGGATGCCGCAGGACGGTGGTGGAGGCTACAAACGCCTTTCACCACTTGGGCagaatttgaacagcgcttccgagaggaatttctgccccctgggtacgagctgcgagtccagcgtgagctcgaactaagaacccagcatccggacgaaagtttgctcgagtacgtccggacgatgcaggaactgcatcgccgagcagcaccgactgcctcggaaagggaccaagtagctcgggtcattcgacagagtcatcccagattcaggccatttctttatgggcgcacattcgaaacccttgagcacctcgcacgggaggcccgcggtgtacaagacgccctgttagctgagagcacttacgtgccaccgccagctccgcaatctgctcttgagccgTCCCTGGCTTGGCGCGCCCCCGTAGCCAGTCCCTCATGCGACCTGACGAGCCCAGGCGCATTCACGGCTATCTCCTCCCGCGCCCTGGACCCCTTCGCGCATGAGCAAGGGCGGCGCGGGGCCCCTTTGAATACCGTATCATGGGTAAGCTGTCCCTGGGAGCAAGTGTCCGCGGAGCAGCGTCATagtgcagagcgctcgctcctTACTCGAGCCATACAAGAGCATAGTCGGTCGGACCCCCAGTCCCGATATGCCGGGTTCACAAGTCCGTCGCGAGCCGACTGCGACAGGCGCTCCTGTTATGGGTACTCCGGGGGCCACTCCGCCGAAAGGCGTGATTTCAATGATAGGTTAACTGGCCAACGCAGACATACGCATGTCGTATGCTACCAGTGCGGTCAAACTGGTCATGTGAGGCGGCAATGTTTTGCGCGGCGTAGCGCGAACGCAGAGAGTTCGGGAAACCGCTTCGGCCGGCGACACTAA